In Nitrospira sp., one genomic interval encodes:
- a CDS encoding transporter substrate-binding domain-containing protein produces the protein MGLLDRRSILRRVSNRWLTGLAVVPLLTGCGLLIDAAEQVWPVSDNEVEAICVRERVQVGLAMEPFRPFVFPAIWTDEGARVTGLDVELVGAMTDELSRRCGRSVTPVLHLVRFRDLFRLLNEGHLDWFVSAVAANVPSPQRAGVAYSLPYLYGGGTSGIARNREVLDRVRANLMQPTLRSAPAEAAFPTHALDGLTVAVQDETSAHHYAEANLRSARLVVCDSLPAAFEYADAGLEPPIDVILGAQPVLEYMVHRVRKDWMLLTRDQGAPLLLTKANYAVVLAEESYRLRWLVNDLLLKLEESGRLQDMRIRWLEEEYAFPRRASLEGLPFDVENMAAHYTQGGCRVKFGS, from the coding sequence ATGGGTCTTCTTGACCGGCGTTCGATTTTAAGGCGCGTTTCCAACCGGTGGCTTACCGGTCTGGCGGTGGTTCCGCTCTTGACCGGGTGCGGGTTACTCATCGACGCCGCCGAGCAGGTCTGGCCCGTGTCAGACAATGAAGTCGAAGCTATTTGTGTCCGAGAACGGGTGCAGGTCGGCTTGGCCATGGAGCCCTTTCGTCCCTTTGTGTTCCCCGCCATCTGGACGGATGAAGGGGCTCGGGTCACCGGCCTGGACGTCGAACTGGTCGGCGCCATGACCGACGAATTGTCCCGCCGTTGCGGCCGTTCGGTCACCCCTGTCCTTCATCTGGTGCGGTTTAGAGATCTGTTCCGGCTCCTGAACGAAGGGCATCTGGATTGGTTCGTTTCCGCCGTGGCGGCCAATGTTCCTTCGCCGCAGCGGGCCGGTGTGGCCTATTCGCTCCCCTATCTGTACGGCGGCGGCACCAGTGGGATCGCGAGAAATCGCGAGGTCCTCGATCGAGTGCGAGCGAATCTGATGCAACCGACTTTGCGGTCCGCTCCTGCGGAGGCGGCTTTTCCCACCCATGCATTGGATGGATTGACGGTGGCCGTGCAGGATGAAACCAGCGCGCACCACTATGCCGAGGCCAACCTGCGTTCCGCCCGCTTGGTCGTCTGCGATTCGCTTCCGGCGGCCTTCGAGTATGCCGACGCCGGATTGGAGCCACCCATTGATGTCATTCTCGGCGCGCAGCCGGTCTTGGAGTACATGGTGCATCGGGTTCGCAAGGACTGGATGCTCCTGACTCGTGATCAGGGCGCCCCCCTGTTGCTGACGAAGGCGAACTATGCGGTCGTGTTGGCCGAGGAGAGTTACCGATTGCGTTGGTTGGTGAACGATCTGTTGTTGAAGTTGGAGGAGTCAGGGCGGCTGCAAGACATGCGTATTCGCTGGCTGGAAGAGGAATACGCCTTTCCGCGACGGGCCTCGCTGGAGGGACTCCCGTTCGACGTGGAGAACATGGCGGCGCACTATACGCAGGGAGGCTGTCGAGTCAAATTCGGATCATGA
- a CDS encoding HDOD domain-containing protein: MPLLPQVASQILGMVYDPNAEAAKLAALIHQDQALAAHVIRIANSPAYMTRNPVVSLQHAVSMLGMNLMSEIAFSASIKGSAFKVPGWDDEVKRLWQHSLASGAYAKEIARMRRFNVESAYLCGLLHGIGKPVVLRTLVVVATEQGATLTKEQVHQLLDGYHTQVGLLVAQEWGLPLPVTESITFHSDYDHAKTAKQECMTTCLAERLARHFLDPEGFNEEAVRDHAVFTDLNLYPKDIDTLLALKDTVAKTVEAMPL, from the coding sequence TTGCCGCTGCTTCCCCAGGTGGCCTCCCAAATCCTGGGCATGGTGTATGACCCGAATGCAGAGGCGGCGAAACTGGCCGCGTTGATCCATCAGGATCAGGCCCTGGCCGCCCATGTCATCCGGATCGCCAACTCCCCCGCCTACATGACGCGGAATCCCGTGGTCTCGCTCCAGCACGCCGTGTCCATGCTGGGCATGAATCTCATGTCGGAAATCGCCTTCTCCGCCTCCATCAAGGGTAGTGCCTTCAAGGTGCCGGGATGGGACGACGAGGTCAAACGACTCTGGCAACATTCCTTAGCCAGCGGGGCCTACGCGAAGGAAATTGCCAGGATGCGCCGCTTCAACGTCGAAAGCGCCTATCTCTGTGGACTGCTCCACGGAATCGGCAAACCGGTCGTATTGCGGACCTTGGTGGTAGTGGCGACGGAGCAGGGAGCGACCTTGACGAAAGAACAGGTCCATCAATTGTTGGACGGGTACCATACGCAGGTGGGTCTCCTCGTCGCTCAAGAATGGGGACTTCCCCTGCCGGTGACCGAATCGATTACCTTCCATAGCGACTATGACCATGCCAAGACGGCCAAGCAGGAATGTATGACGACCTGTCTCGCCGAGCGGTTGGCCCGGCATTTCCTCGACCCGGAGGGCTTCAACGAAGAGGCGGTCCGCGACCATGCGGTGTTCACCGACCTGAATTTATACCCCAAGGACATTGACACCCTCTTGGCCTTGAAGGACACGGTGGCCAAGACCGTGGAGGCGATGCCGCTGTGA
- a CDS encoding cupin domain-containing protein, whose product MKVISLSDFQQFTSEKMKKNNLFQTPRFFCDIYCFEPGQEQKGHIHGEQDKVYIVLEGEGTFQVGKQRQTLTTGQGTLAPAGEEHGVKNHTAQRLKVLVFVAPNHG is encoded by the coding sequence ATGAAGGTGATTTCCCTCTCTGATTTTCAGCAGTTCACTAGCGAGAAGATGAAAAAGAATAACCTCTTCCAGACCCCGAGGTTCTTTTGCGACATCTATTGTTTCGAGCCCGGTCAGGAGCAGAAGGGCCATATCCACGGCGAGCAGGACAAGGTCTACATCGTGCTGGAAGGCGAGGGAACGTTCCAGGTCGGCAAGCAGAGGCAGACCTTAACAACGGGACAAGGTACCCTGGCGCCGGCCGGCGAGGAACATGGCGTGAAGAACCACACGGCTCAACGATTGAAGGTGCTGGTCTTCGTGGCGCCGAATCATGGCTGA
- the sthA gene encoding Si-specific NAD(P)(+) transhydrogenase, whose translation MKSASTYDIVVIGSGPAGQKAAIQGAKAGKRVALVEQEQGIGGNCVYRGTIPSKTLRESAVQYDRIKRSSEVFEGRLRLDVPIVSLLHRLEEVVKAHESYMSDQLTRNSVTYRHGRARFLSPHEVQVEAVDGACQTLWADTIVLATGSRPRMIPEIPIDHEHILDSDSILSMIYLPRSLTVLGSGVIACEYAATFALLGVEVTVIDKDERPLSFLDKDLVEIFQRSLESRGGRFYVRRMVKEVAWDGVSSVVATLENGLAVKSEKMLVALGRQPNVEELNLPAAGLSLDPQGWLRVNDYGQTEVAHIYAVGDMLGSSSLASRAMEQGRRAVSHALGLPVGEAVNQIPIGIYTIPEIASIGLDEEQAKLRYRGPLVGRARFTEIAKGQIRDACDGLLKLIADPSGEHLLGVQIVGEDATELIHLGQMVLQNGASIDQFIDSIFSFPSFAEAYRVAALDILGQRRQQQDGQKAA comes from the coding sequence GTGAAGTCCGCCTCCACCTACGATATCGTCGTGATCGGGAGCGGACCCGCCGGCCAAAAAGCGGCCATTCAAGGCGCCAAGGCGGGGAAACGCGTCGCATTGGTCGAACAGGAGCAAGGAATCGGGGGCAATTGCGTCTACCGCGGCACGATCCCGAGCAAAACCCTGCGGGAAAGCGCCGTTCAATACGATCGCATCAAACGATCCAGTGAAGTGTTCGAAGGGCGGCTGCGCCTCGACGTGCCTATCGTGTCCCTGCTCCATCGGCTGGAAGAGGTGGTCAAGGCGCACGAGTCGTACATGAGCGATCAGTTGACCAGGAACAGCGTCACCTATCGGCACGGTCGTGCGCGCTTCCTCTCCCCGCATGAAGTGCAGGTGGAGGCGGTGGATGGCGCCTGCCAGACTCTGTGGGCCGACACGATCGTGCTGGCCACCGGCTCCCGTCCCCGCATGATTCCGGAAATTCCCATCGACCACGAACATATTCTGGACAGCGATTCCATCCTGTCGATGATCTACCTGCCCCGTTCCTTGACGGTCTTGGGAAGCGGGGTCATCGCCTGCGAATATGCCGCCACCTTTGCCTTGCTCGGCGTGGAGGTGACGGTGATCGACAAGGATGAACGACCTCTTTCCTTCCTGGACAAGGACCTCGTCGAGATTTTTCAGCGCAGCCTGGAGTCGCGTGGCGGGCGGTTCTACGTCCGCCGCATGGTGAAGGAAGTGGCCTGGGACGGTGTATCCTCCGTGGTCGCCACCCTCGAGAACGGGCTGGCCGTGAAAAGCGAGAAGATGCTTGTCGCGCTAGGGCGTCAGCCGAACGTCGAAGAGCTGAACCTCCCCGCCGCGGGCCTGTCCCTCGATCCTCAAGGCTGGCTTCGGGTGAACGACTATGGGCAGACCGAGGTGGCGCACATCTATGCGGTGGGTGATATGTTGGGTTCGTCGTCGTTGGCCTCTCGCGCCATGGAGCAGGGGCGACGGGCCGTGAGCCATGCTTTGGGCCTGCCGGTCGGCGAAGCCGTGAACCAGATTCCCATCGGCATCTACACGATTCCGGAAATCGCCTCGATCGGGCTCGATGAGGAGCAGGCGAAACTCCGGTACCGTGGCCCGCTCGTGGGCCGGGCGCGTTTTACCGAAATCGCCAAGGGGCAGATCCGCGATGCCTGTGACGGCCTGTTGAAGTTGATCGCCGACCCGTCCGGTGAACATCTGCTGGGTGTGCAGATCGTCGGTGAGGATGCCACCGAGTTGATCCACCTGGGGCAAATGGTGCTGCAAAACGGCGCTTCCATCGATCAATTCATCGACAGTATCTTCAGCTTTCCGTCCTTCGCCGAAGCCTATCGCGTCGCGGCCCTCGACATCCTCGGTCAGCGCCGCCAACAGCAGGACGGCCAGAAGGCTGCCTGA
- a CDS encoding multicopper oxidase domain-containing protein has protein sequence MQEQTWQHNHRRRRCKTASLLGVTLGLVAGMAFSAQAKTHDVQMTAVETDIVIDGGGEKYAAWTFNGQFPGPVVRVTEGDTINFTLTNPATNKNPHAMDFHAAEIDFLKNYRAVNAGESISFTFVAKKPGVFFYHCGAPPMIQHVARGMFGAIIVDPKDAKVWPKADREYVLVQSEYYKNPNDVQAMFDRKYDGIMFNGGIFKYHPFVTGGGKLDAKPGERVRIYFVNAGPNEFSSFHPIGEIWDNVYESGNPANNLKGVQTYVVGPGSAATFDVVVESAGAYPLVTHSLTGALRGAIAVLLAGPDAKPAPLMPMVPWELPTSKTETTPPPGH, from the coding sequence ATGCAAGAGCAAACATGGCAGCACAATCACAGACGCCGTCGGTGCAAGACGGCGTCGCTATTGGGAGTGACGCTCGGGCTGGTGGCCGGAATGGCCTTCTCCGCCCAAGCCAAAACTCATGACGTCCAGATGACGGCGGTGGAAACGGATATCGTCATCGACGGTGGAGGGGAAAAGTATGCTGCCTGGACGTTCAACGGGCAGTTCCCTGGCCCGGTCGTGCGGGTGACGGAAGGCGACACCATCAATTTCACCTTGACCAACCCGGCCACCAACAAGAACCCGCACGCGATGGATTTCCATGCGGCGGAAATCGACTTCCTCAAGAACTATCGGGCGGTCAATGCCGGAGAATCGATCAGCTTCACCTTCGTCGCTAAGAAGCCGGGCGTCTTCTTTTACCATTGCGGGGCGCCCCCGATGATCCAACACGTCGCGCGCGGCATGTTCGGCGCGATCATCGTGGATCCGAAGGATGCCAAGGTTTGGCCAAAGGCGGATCGTGAGTATGTGCTGGTGCAGTCCGAGTATTATAAGAATCCGAACGATGTGCAGGCCATGTTCGACCGCAAGTATGACGGCATCATGTTCAACGGCGGCATCTTCAAGTACCATCCGTTTGTTACGGGCGGAGGGAAGCTCGATGCCAAGCCGGGTGAACGCGTCCGCATCTACTTCGTCAATGCAGGTCCCAACGAATTTTCCTCGTTCCACCCCATCGGGGAGATTTGGGACAATGTATATGAGAGTGGTAATCCCGCCAATAACTTGAAGGGTGTCCAGACCTATGTGGTCGGCCCAGGTAGCGCCGCGACGTTCGACGTCGTGGTGGAATCTGCCGGCGCCTACCCACTGGTCACTCATTCGCTGACGGGTGCCCTGCGAGGAGCCATTGCGGTTCTGTTGGCAGGACCGGATGCGAAGCCGGCTCCGTTGATGCCGATGGTGCCCTGGGAGTTGCCGACCTCGAAGACTGAGACCACACCCCCGCCAGGTCACTGA
- a CDS encoding DUF3365 domain-containing protein produces MKRPWGVILLAVVLGVAAQPSLGMAVERAEAEETSRLLAKLLQSGRIVIERNQALIDDPHKGDKGLTAEVFEQQLVQEFRARTGIDLTALRTASPSIVIPPLAMELLPVLVQAGKEVVREAQVVINQRGIGYKNFIPATYGSRTSARFSKASHVRLKQTALQPRNPKNEPDEYEASVLQWLSARPRAEAYVSELTEGGQTLRVVMPIYYAKDCLSCHGEPKGDLDISGYPKEGHKEGDLAGAITVTTPLTR; encoded by the coding sequence ATGAAAAGGCCATGGGGAGTGATCCTGCTGGCGGTGGTGCTCGGTGTGGCGGCACAGCCGTCCCTGGGGATGGCGGTCGAACGGGCGGAGGCGGAAGAAACGTCCAGGCTCTTGGCGAAACTCCTGCAGTCCGGCCGCATCGTGATAGAGCGCAACCAGGCGCTGATCGACGATCCGCACAAGGGCGACAAAGGGCTGACGGCTGAGGTGTTCGAACAACAATTGGTCCAGGAGTTTCGAGCCAGGACCGGCATTGATCTCACGGCTTTGCGGACGGCTTCACCATCCATCGTGATTCCCCCCTTGGCGATGGAACTCTTGCCGGTGCTCGTCCAGGCCGGCAAAGAGGTCGTCCGTGAAGCCCAAGTGGTCATCAACCAGCGCGGGATCGGGTATAAGAATTTCATCCCCGCCACCTATGGCAGCCGAACCTCGGCCCGGTTCTCCAAGGCCTCGCATGTCCGGCTGAAACAGACGGCTCTCCAGCCGCGCAATCCCAAGAATGAGCCGGACGAGTACGAAGCATCTGTGTTGCAGTGGTTGTCGGCCAGGCCGCGCGCGGAGGCCTATGTCAGTGAATTGACCGAGGGGGGACAAACCTTGCGGGTCGTCATGCCGATCTATTATGCAAAGGACTGTTTATCCTGCCATGGGGAGCCGAAGGGGGATCTCGACATTTCCGGTTATCCCAAGGAAGGGCATAAGGAGGGCGATCTCGCCGGGGCGATCACCGTCACGACCCCGCTCACGCGCTAG
- a CDS encoding CoB--CoM heterodisulfide reductase iron-sulfur subunit B family protein — protein sequence MPLKFALYPGCAAKGATPELYQSTMAIIGRLGLEVVELAASSCCGAGVIGEADPDVALALNARTFAQAERLGLDVMTICGTCQGVMSAANRRLKSEPATLERINRILAQDGIRYHGGIQVKHLLWIAVRDIGLTRLGTHVQTSFRDFRIAPFYGCYMLRPSWELGFDDPENPSSLEKVIRAVGGEPVAYAGRTKCCGFPIILEKEAIAVAMAGTNMKDARDHGADFMVTPCPLCHMSLDIYQERAGQAVRTALNLPILHLPQLLGLAMGIPAQDLGLSRHLISTDSIVRRLQTPQESHPSTAAEHAT from the coding sequence ATGCCGCTGAAGTTTGCCCTTTATCCCGGTTGCGCCGCCAAAGGCGCGACGCCGGAGCTGTACCAATCCACCATGGCCATCATCGGCCGATTGGGCCTTGAGGTCGTCGAATTGGCCGCCTCCTCCTGCTGCGGGGCCGGCGTCATCGGCGAAGCGGATCCGGACGTGGCGCTGGCGCTGAACGCCAGGACCTTTGCCCAAGCCGAACGGCTGGGACTGGACGTGATGACGATCTGCGGCACCTGTCAAGGGGTCATGAGTGCCGCCAACCGGCGGCTGAAATCCGAACCGGCGACGCTCGAGCGAATCAACCGCATCCTCGCACAGGACGGCATCCGGTATCACGGCGGTATACAGGTCAAACACCTGCTCTGGATCGCGGTCCGCGATATCGGGCTCACCCGCCTCGGCACCCACGTCCAGACCTCGTTTCGCGACTTTCGAATCGCGCCCTTTTATGGGTGCTACATGCTTCGCCCCTCCTGGGAATTGGGATTCGACGATCCCGAAAATCCCAGCTCGTTGGAGAAGGTCATCCGCGCGGTCGGTGGAGAGCCGGTAGCCTATGCGGGGCGCACGAAGTGTTGCGGGTTCCCGATCATTTTGGAGAAGGAAGCCATCGCCGTGGCCATGGCCGGTACCAACATGAAAGACGCCCGTGACCATGGCGCCGACTTCATGGTGACGCCTTGCCCCCTCTGCCATATGAGCCTGGACATTTACCAGGAGCGGGCCGGGCAGGCGGTCCGGACGGCCCTGAACCTGCCGATTCTCCACCTGCCGCAATTGCTCGGCTTGGCCATGGGCATCCCGGCGCAGGACTTGGGCCTGTCACGCCACCTGATTTCAACGGACAGCATCGTGCGACGATTGCAGACACCACAGGAATCCCATCCATCCACAGCGGCGGAGCATGCGACATGA
- a CDS encoding tetratricopeptide repeat protein, with the protein MNREERRRQEKALAKRAGGAAAAATASLLREAQILHQSGRLDDAEQRYRLVLEREGTQPDALHGLGLLLYRRGNPREAVAWLERACVAAPRNPLYRFNQGVVLQRAGALAEAVDAYRQAILLNPRHLDARTNLGNAYKELGRLREAQTAYEGALAIDSTHVEAQNNLGVVLKDLGELEAAAQAYRRAIALKPSHAEAHNNLGLVLMEQGRLDEAVRCFEEALRVLPGYGTALYNLGIAWIWRGEPLRALHCFDETARTKHDHGRPVAGTTLFRSRLKHDAEQLEYLADSALSGDVPRAYVEALMRLRTQADGQPADQAASNRMVLSPVDLQALAPSFNRLLYIAPCERIPEGALSLELDVPAIEARYHAAQPEVTYIDGLLSEEALQRLRRFCWSSTIWKKDYENGYIGAFLGDGFATPLLLQIAEELRQRFPRIFRDHRLTQAWAFKHDSARRGLNIHADAAAVNVNFWITPDEANLDPSSGGLVVWDREAPKDWDFRAYNSDKNRGKIYEWLTSQGAKEITIPYRANRAVVFNSDLFHETDTIAFKEGYTNRRINITLLYGHRHRP; encoded by the coding sequence ATGAATCGAGAGGAACGTCGCCGCCAGGAGAAAGCGCTGGCCAAGCGCGCCGGGGGGGCAGCAGCCGCTGCTACGGCGAGCCTGCTGCGCGAAGCGCAAATACTGCATCAATCGGGCCGGCTGGATGATGCGGAGCAACGATACCGTCTGGTCCTGGAACGAGAGGGCACGCAGCCGGATGCGCTGCATGGCCTGGGGTTGCTGCTCTACCGTCGCGGGAATCCCCGTGAGGCCGTCGCCTGGCTGGAGCGGGCCTGCGTGGCCGCCCCACGCAATCCCCTGTACCGGTTCAACCAGGGTGTGGTCCTGCAGCGTGCCGGCGCCCTGGCCGAAGCCGTCGATGCCTACCGGCAGGCGATCCTGCTCAATCCTCGCCACCTAGATGCTCGCACGAATCTCGGCAATGCCTACAAGGAACTCGGCCGACTCAGAGAGGCGCAGACGGCCTATGAGGGTGCCCTGGCCATCGACTCCACCCACGTCGAAGCCCAGAACAATCTCGGGGTCGTTCTCAAAGACCTGGGAGAGCTGGAGGCTGCAGCCCAGGCCTATCGTCGCGCCATTGCGCTGAAGCCCTCGCATGCGGAGGCCCACAACAATCTCGGCCTGGTGTTGATGGAACAGGGACGGCTGGATGAAGCCGTTCGTTGTTTTGAGGAGGCGCTACGGGTGCTGCCGGGATACGGCACGGCGCTCTATAACCTCGGCATTGCATGGATCTGGCGGGGAGAGCCGTTGCGGGCGCTGCATTGCTTCGACGAGACGGCGCGGACGAAACATGATCACGGCCGCCCGGTGGCCGGAACGACGCTGTTCCGGTCGCGTCTCAAACACGATGCGGAGCAGCTGGAGTATCTCGCGGATTCCGCTCTGTCCGGTGACGTACCACGCGCCTATGTCGAAGCGTTGATGCGCCTGCGCACTCAAGCGGATGGACAGCCGGCTGATCAGGCTGCGTCCAACCGCATGGTCCTCTCGCCGGTCGACCTCCAGGCGTTAGCACCCTCCTTCAACCGGCTCCTGTATATAGCTCCCTGCGAGCGGATTCCGGAAGGCGCGCTCAGCCTGGAGCTCGATGTTCCCGCCATCGAAGCGCGCTACCATGCGGCACAACCCGAGGTCACCTATATCGATGGACTTTTGTCCGAGGAGGCGCTGCAGCGATTGCGCCGCTTTTGTTGGAGTTCCACGATTTGGAAGAAAGACTATGAGAACGGCTATATCGGCGCCTTTCTGGGCGACGGATTTGCCACGCCTCTCTTGCTTCAGATTGCCGAGGAACTCCGACAGCGGTTCCCGCGCATTTTTAGAGACCATCGGCTCACGCAAGCCTGGGCCTTCAAACATGACAGCGCCAGGCGCGGCTTGAACATCCATGCGGATGCCGCGGCGGTCAACGTCAATTTTTGGATCACGCCGGACGAGGCCAACCTCGATCCGTCCTCCGGAGGCTTGGTCGTCTGGGATCGGGAGGCACCGAAAGACTGGGATTTCCGAGCCTATAACAGCGACAAGAACCGCGGGAAGATCTACGAGTGGTT
- a CDS encoding Crp/Fnr family transcriptional regulator codes for MSKQPKKFSAEQPDQALPSGLNQIPLLKILSAQDRHKILGELIETRYGKGQYIFREGDPTEYFHILKEGTVKCVKSSPGGKECTLKVLMPGDLFCCDAATFDGAYHPGTARPMGDVSVLRMRKEAYFEILRQNPAAAMEVIRHLGNRLNEAQEKAKVLALDRADQRLASLLVDLAERTGVKEPNGIKLAVRLTREDMADMVGITTETAIRIMARFKKDRLVSGTAAQLIVRDLPRLKLLAST; via the coding sequence TTGTCGAAGCAGCCAAAGAAATTCTCCGCTGAACAGCCCGATCAGGCCCTTCCGAGCGGGCTGAACCAGATTCCCCTGTTGAAGATTCTCAGTGCCCAGGATCGCCACAAGATCCTGGGCGAGCTGATCGAAACCCGCTATGGAAAGGGGCAGTATATTTTCCGGGAGGGGGATCCTACGGAGTATTTCCATATCCTCAAAGAGGGCACGGTCAAGTGCGTGAAGTCCTCTCCCGGCGGGAAGGAGTGCACGCTCAAGGTGCTGATGCCTGGGGATCTGTTTTGTTGTGATGCCGCGACGTTCGACGGGGCCTACCATCCGGGCACGGCTCGGCCCATGGGCGACGTCAGCGTGCTGCGGATGAGGAAAGAGGCCTATTTCGAGATCTTGCGGCAGAACCCAGCCGCCGCGATGGAGGTGATACGACATCTCGGCAACCGCTTGAATGAGGCACAGGAAAAGGCCAAGGTTCTCGCGTTGGATCGGGCGGATCAACGACTGGCTTCGTTGCTGGTTGATCTGGCCGAGCGGACGGGCGTGAAGGAGCCGAATGGCATTAAACTGGCTGTTCGACTCACCCGAGAGGACATGGCCGATATGGTGGGGATTACGACCGAGACCGCCATCCGCATCATGGCGCGATTCAAAAAAGATCGTCTAGTGTCCGGAACCGCTGCCCAGCTTATTGTTCGCGACCTTCCCAGGCTTAAGCTACTCGCTTCCACGTAG
- a CDS encoding IS5 family transposase produces MQQQTFAEVSFEQYRKPTRREQFLNEMNQVVPWAELVAAIEPVYPKAEGPGRPPVGVERMLRLHCLQQWFNLSDPAVEEALYDSHAMRQFVGIDLGREPVPDETTICKFRHLLEAHHLGAQLFARIGAYLAAHGLKVSRGTIVDATIINAPSSTKNRQKERDPEMHQTKKGNQWYFGMKAHIGVDSRTKLVHSVAATAANVHDSQVLPELLHGQETRVWGDAAYSGQRDMIQHHAPHAKSFVQTKAHRHRPLSETERARNRTKSKVRAKVEHVFLVIKRIFGWAKVRYRGLAKNAHWLSISCGLANLYVARRHLLAAA; encoded by the coding sequence ATGCAGCAACAGACGTTTGCCGAAGTCTCGTTTGAACAGTATCGCAAGCCCACCCGCCGGGAGCAGTTTCTCAACGAGATGAACCAGGTTGTTCCATGGGCGGAATTGGTAGCGGCGATCGAGCCGGTCTACCCCAAGGCCGAGGGCCCAGGGCGTCCGCCCGTGGGTGTCGAACGCATGTTGCGCCTCCATTGTCTGCAACAGTGGTTTAACCTGTCGGACCCGGCGGTGGAGGAAGCGCTGTACGACTCACACGCCATGCGGCAGTTCGTGGGGATTGATCTGGGCCGCGAGCCCGTACCGGATGAAACCACCATCTGTAAGTTTCGGCATCTGCTGGAAGCCCACCACTTGGGCGCACAGCTCTTTGCGCGGATCGGCGCGTATCTGGCTGCCCACGGGCTGAAGGTCAGCCGGGGCACGATCGTGGATGCCACGATCATCAATGCGCCCAGTTCGACGAAGAATCGCCAGAAAGAGCGAGATCCGGAGATGCATCAGACCAAGAAGGGGAACCAGTGGTATTTCGGCATGAAGGCGCATATTGGAGTGGACAGCCGGACGAAGCTGGTTCACTCAGTGGCGGCCACGGCGGCGAATGTCCATGACAGCCAGGTGTTGCCGGAGTTGCTGCATGGACAGGAGACACGAGTATGGGGCGATGCCGCCTATAGCGGGCAACGCGACATGATTCAGCACCATGCTCCCCATGCCAAGAGCTTCGTCCAGACGAAAGCCCATCGCCATCGGCCCTTGAGCGAGACGGAGCGGGCCCGCAATCGGACGAAGTCGAAGGTTCGTGCCAAAGTCGAGCATGTGTTCTTGGTGATCAAGCGGATCTTCGGGTGGGCCAAAGTGCGGTACCGGGGGCTCGCGAAGAATGCGCACTGGTTGTCTATCAGTTGCGGCTTGGCGAATCTGTATGTAGCACGCCGGCACTTGCTGGCGGCAGCCTAG